The Euphorbia lathyris chromosome 2, ddEupLath1.1, whole genome shotgun sequence genome includes a window with the following:
- the LOC136220343 gene encoding uncharacterized protein, with amino-acid sequence MMGDKLGVEIIGTFILVYTFFPATNANRYAKDSHVHLGSQSRARQIEQGEQCEVPVTLVSLHQMAIMVPVNAGSTPNTPNYNSQQLNKKFEGERTEETKCKAIVYAEKHNHTPSDIHSPLEELVN; translated from the exons ATGATGGGTGATAAGCTTGGTGTTGAGATTATTGGCACTTTTATTCTCGTTTACACATTTTTTCCTGCTACTAATGCTAATAGATATGCTAAAGACTCTCATGTCCAT CTTGGTAGTCAGAGTAGAGCACGACAAATAGAGCAAGGCGAACAATGTGAGGTTCCAGTGACGCTGGTGAGCCTTCACCAAATGGCGATAATGGTTCCAGTGAATGCAG GTAGCACACCAAATACCCCAAATTACAACTCccaacaattaaataaaaaatttgaggGAGAGAGGACGGAAGAAACAAAATGTAAAGCTATTGTTTATGCTGAAAAACACAATCATACTCCATCAGATATCCACTCTCCTCTAGAAGAG TTGGTGAATTAA
- the LOC136217646 gene encoding calvin cycle protein CP12-2, chloroplastic-like, giving the protein MASLTTINLSTPRLLAKATDAPKAQPIFNLNHPWRRTSRFGSGRMQVQPIRAAPESISDKVAESIKGAEETCADDPASGECVAAWDEVEELSAAASHARDKKKDSDPLETYCKDNPETDECRTYDN; this is encoded by the coding sequence ATGGCTTCACTAACAACTATTAACCTTTCAACCCCAAGACTCTTAGCCAAGGCTACAGATGCACCAAAGGCTCAACCCATCTTCAATTTAAACCACCCATGGAGAAGGACTAGCCGGTTCGGGTCCGGGCGTATGCAGGTGCAGCCAATAAGAGCTGCCCCGGAGAGCATATCGGATAAGGTGGCGGAAAGCATCAAAGGCGCGGAGGAGACTTGCGCTGATGATCCGGCGAGCGGAGAATGTGTGGCGGCTTGGGATGAAGTGGAAGAGCTGAGTGCAGCTGCTAGTCATGCTCGGGACAAGAAAAAGGATTCGGACCCTTTGGAGACTTATTGCAAGGATAACCCTGAGACAGATGAGTGCCGTACTTATGATAATTAA
- the LOC136217647 gene encoding bZIP transcription factor 53, whose translation MQRQTVSSGSDSDPRYANVDARKRKRMISNRESARRSRMRKQKQMEDLVNEASQLQNENGKLIQNINISSEHYAQVESANNVLRAQAMELTERLRSLNSVLQIVEEVSGLTMEIPEIPDPLLRPWQLPCPVQPIMASADMFEY comes from the coding sequence ATGCAAAGGCAGACAGTGAGCTCTGGATCCGATTCCGATCCCCGCTATGCTAATGTGGACGCgaggaaaaggaaaaggatGATCTCGAATCGGGAATCAGCTAGACGGTCAAGGATGCGGAAGCAGAAACAGATGGAGGATCTGGTTAATGAAGCAAGTCAATTGCAGAATGAGAATGGTAAATTGATACAGAACATTAACATCAGTAGCGAACATTATGCACAGGTGGAGTCTGCGAATAACGTTTTAAGGGCTCAGGCGATGGAATTGACGGAGAGGCTTCGTTCGTTGAACTCTGTGCTGCAGATCGTTGAGGAAGTTAGTGGACTGACGATGGAGATTCCGGAGATACCTGATCCTTTGTTGCGGCCATGGCAACTTCCTTGCCCAGTGCAGCCTATCATGGCATCTGCAGATATGTTTGAGTATTGA